In Gossypium hirsutum isolate 1008001.06 chromosome D06, Gossypium_hirsutum_v2.1, whole genome shotgun sequence, one genomic interval encodes:
- the LOC107900167 gene encoding uncharacterized protein, which translates to MALFETLYGKRCRTPLCWSKLDERHVVGPDLILEAEEKMKLISDKLKAAFDRQKSYANLKRCDIEFQVRDQMFFKVSPWKKVLRFKRKRKLSLRFIGPYEVIERIKPVLYRLRLPTKLERIHNVLHVSILKKYRSDPSHIILVEEIEVRPDLTYEEEPIEILSCDVKVLRNKTIPLEKVLWRNHKTKDATWETEDAMRHQYPYLFGSGNFDDKILFKGGELSHPKNRVSRNGH; encoded by the coding sequence atggcactaTTCGAGACACTATATGGTAAGAGGTGTAGGACTCCTCTGTGTTGGTCCAAGTTGGATGAGAGGCATGTTGTGGGTCCGGATTTGATTCTAGAGGCTGAGGAGAAGATGAAACTAATTAGTGATAAATTGAAAGCCGCTTTTGACAGGCAGAAGTCTTATGCTAACCTGAAACGTTGTGATATTGAGTTTCAGGTTAGGGATCAAATGTTctttaaggtttcaccttggaagaaagttttaaGATTCAAACGAAAAAGAAAGTTGAGTTTGAGATTTATTGGACCCTATGAGGTTATTGAGAGGATCAAACCGGTACTGTATCGACTTAGGTTACCGACTAAACTTGAGCGTATACACAATGTGTTGCACGTGTCTATATTGAAGAAGTATCGATCTGACCCATCGCATATTATTCTAGTAGAGGAGATTGAGGTTCGACCTGATCTtacctatgaggaggaaccaatcGAGATCCTATCTTGTGACGTTAAGGTGTTGCGTAACAAGACCATACCTTTAGAAAAGGTTTTGTGGCGTAATCACAAAACCAAAGatgctacttgggaaaccgaggatGCGATGAGACATCAATATCCTTATCTATTCGGTTCAGGTAATTTCGATGACAaaattctttttaaagggggagagttgtcacatcccaaaaatcgagtTAGTAGAAATGGACATTAG
- the LOC107901909 gene encoding LOB domain-containing protein 4, with amino-acid sequence MKESGRKQGAASPCAACKLLRRRCAQDCVFAPYFPADEPQKFANVHKVFGASNVNKMLQELPIHQRGDAVSSIVYEANARVRDPVYGCVGAISSLQQQIDTLQTQLALTQAEVVHLRVRQTASFPHGFCPTSLSNSGSPTFKLMGSQTMPIFDVDMVVDSLGEPMCSF; translated from the exons ATGAAGGAGAGTGGGAGGAAGCAAGGGGCAGCCTCACCATGTGCAGCATGCAAACTTCTAAGGAGAAGGTGTGCCCAAGACTGTGTTTTTGCTCCTTATTTCCCTGCTGATGAGCCCCAGAAGTTTGCTAATGTGCACAAGGTGTTCGGTGCTAGCAATGTCAACAAGATGCTTCAG GAGTTACCCATCCACCAACGAGGCGACGCAGTTAGTAGCATTGTCTATGAGGCCAACGCCAGGGTGCGTGACCCGGTTTACGGCTGTGTCGGAGCCATATCATCACTACAACAGCAGATAGACACCCTTCAAACCCAGTTGGCCCTGACACAAGCAGAGGTGGTGCACCTCCGGGTGAGACAGACTGCATCCTTTCCACATGGGTTCTGCCCGACAAGCCTAAGTAATAGTGGGTCACCCACATTCAAGCTCATGGGTTCACAAACCATGCCCATTTTTGACGTGGATATGGTAGTGGATAGCCTTGGAGAGCCCATGTGTTCATTCTAG
- the LOC121218359 gene encoding putative peroxisomal acyl-coenzyme A oxidase 1.2 isoform X2, translating into MCIEIIGCYAQTELGHGPNVQGLETTVTFDSQTDEFVSHSPILTSSKWWPDGLGKVSTHAVVYSRLRIDGQDYGVHGFIVQLCSLDDHSSLPGITVGDIGMKFGSGAYNNMENGLLRFDHVCIFRNQMLMCFSQVTREGKYVQSDVPRQLVYGTMVYVQQIIVSEDSCTLSRAVCIATR; encoded by the exons ATGTGTATAGAAATCATTGGATGCTATGCACAAACTGAACTTGGTCATGGCCCCAATGTCCAAGGGCTTGAAACTACAGTAACATTTGATTCTCAGACTGATGAATTTGTCAGTCATAGCCCCATATTGACTTCAAGCAAA TGGTGGCCTGATGGATTGGGTAAAGTATCCACACATGCTGTGGTTTATTCTCGTCTTAGAATAGATGGACAAGATTATGGAGTGCATG GTTTTATTGTCCAACTGTGTAGTCTGGATGACCACTCTTCTCTTCCAGGCATAACAGTTGGTGATATTGGAATGAAATTTGGAAGTGGGGCATATAACAACATGGAAAATGGTCTTCTAAGATTTGATCATGTGTGCATCTTTAGGAACCAAATGCTAATGTG TTTTTCCCAGGTTACAAGAGAAGGGAAATATGTACAATCTGATGTTCCTCGCCAGCTGGTTTATGGTACTATGGTCTATGTTCAACAAATAATTGTATCTGAAGATTCTTGTACTTTGTCAAGGGCAGTTTGTATTGCAACAAG GTGA
- the LOC121218359 gene encoding putative peroxisomal acyl-coenzyme A oxidase 1.2 isoform X1 has product MCIEIIGCYAQTELGHGPNVQGLETTVTFDSQTDEFVSHSPILTSSKWWPDGLGKVSTHAVVYSRLRIDGQDYGVHGFIVQLCSLDDHSSLPGITVGDIGMKFGSGAYNNMENGLLRFDHVCIFRNQMLMCFSQVTREGKYVQSDVPRQLVYGTMVYVQQIIVSEDSCTLSRAVCIATRYSVVRRQFGLENGGPET; this is encoded by the exons ATGTGTATAGAAATCATTGGATGCTATGCACAAACTGAACTTGGTCATGGCCCCAATGTCCAAGGGCTTGAAACTACAGTAACATTTGATTCTCAGACTGATGAATTTGTCAGTCATAGCCCCATATTGACTTCAAGCAAA TGGTGGCCTGATGGATTGGGTAAAGTATCCACACATGCTGTGGTTTATTCTCGTCTTAGAATAGATGGACAAGATTATGGAGTGCATG GTTTTATTGTCCAACTGTGTAGTCTGGATGACCACTCTTCTCTTCCAGGCATAACAGTTGGTGATATTGGAATGAAATTTGGAAGTGGGGCATATAACAACATGGAAAATGGTCTTCTAAGATTTGATCATGTGTGCATCTTTAGGAACCAAATGCTAATGTG TTTTTCCCAGGTTACAAGAGAAGGGAAATATGTACAATCTGATGTTCCTCGCCAGCTGGTTTATGGTACTATGGTCTATGTTCAACAAATAATTGTATCTGAAGATTCTTGTACTTTGTCAAGGGCAGTTTGTATTGCAACAAGGTACAGTGTTGTTCGTAGACAATTTGGTTTAGAGAATGGTGGTCCAGAGACCTAG